Genomic window (Roseivirga sp. 4D4):
AGGGGGAAGTATGCCTACAAAAAACTCAGAAATAAGAAAAATGAAGAACATTAGATAATAGCTATCCGAAACGGCATGCTCTATCATATCATACTGACTCTTAAAAGTACTCTTGAAAACTATGATCAAGCCAATAAGCACCAAGAGGTAGATGAAACCCTTGATTAGATTTTGGGAAAAATAGTTGTAGAAGTCCTTATTCTTGTGAGCCATTTAGAACGGTTGATCTGATTAAAGTAATTGAAAAAACTTTAATCGCATCAATATTTCAGGCCAGATTTTGAGACTCTTTGAATTTATCAATGATCTCTTTAAAGAAGGTCGGGTTTGTAAATTTGTCGATGATCTCAATTTGGGGAAACTCCTCAAATTGTTTGCGTAGCTCATTGCTCATCTGACCGCTATATACATAGATCCAAGTACCATCGTTGGTCAGCTTTTCAAAGTACTTAGTAATCAAATCAGAGCCCTTCATAT
Coding sequences:
- a CDS encoding response regulator transcription factor → MISLLIVEDDFAVRDTLKDFIEFMYDDVKVSEAVDGKTASAKLDAEQFDIMITDQMMPDMKGSDLITKYFEKLTNDGTWIYVYSGQMSNELRKQFEEFPQIEIIDKFTNPTFFKEIIDKFKESQNLA